TCCATTTGTGCAAATCTGAGATCCAGCTCTTCGTGTTTGTCGATATCATCTTCATATGGAAGGGTATCTTCATAATCACGAATGTCATTTGTTGCATATCCTGCACCATTACGATTGAGCTGCTTCAGCCATAGTCTTCTGCAAATCGAATACAGATAAGTTTTAAGTTTACTTTTCAACTCAAAATCTCCGTGCGATACTTTATCATAAAGCACGATTACTGCTTCCTGAAAAATATCTTTCGCTTCTTCCTCACTACCATTGTTCTGGATAATCATATGGCTGATACTGGGATAATATAACTTGTAGATTGCATCTAAAGCTAAATGATCACCAGTCAGAATCCCATCGATTATTTCCTGGTCATTTTCCGGAGTGAATGATTTGCTAAACTTACTCACCTATTAATACCTTTTATAACTAATAGTAACCCAATTACTTTGATGAATTTGAAACTTTTAACGAAAAGCATGTAGTTACTCATTCCAAACGTACACTATTTTTTTTAAAATGGATAGGATTATTTGGGCAATTTTTGAATTAAAACGGTTAGAATTGCTGGAATGTTGTGTCTCAAAGATTTATTTTTTAACAGAGATTTTTTCCGTATTTATCATTTTTTGAAAATCCGGAATAGATAACCGGATGAGATCTTTAATTTCAAATGATAAATCGATTTATCAAGTCTTTTTGCTATCTTCAATCTGAAAACAAACCTATAACTATAAATTCTAAAATTAAAATGCTGTTCAGCTTTTAGAATTAACATGATCTGCCTATGAAAAAGAGAATTTCCCTGTTTGTCTGTTTGAGTTTTATGACTCTTGGTTTTTGCCAACAAAATCCCGTGATTAAGGGCTGGTATGCTGACCCCGAAGGTATTGTATATAATAATACCTACTGGATATTCCCCACGTATTCTGCTCCATATGAAAAGCAGATTCTTTTCGATGCTTTTTCATCCAAAGATCTGGTCCATTGGGATAAGCATGAACGTATATTGGATACTGCTGCTGTCAAGTGGGCAAAAAAAGCTATGTGGGCGCCCAGTGTAATAGAAAAGGAGGGGAAGTATTATCTGTTTTTTGGCGCAAATGATGTACATCCGGGAGAAGTAGGAGGGATAGGAGTTGCTGTGGCGGACAAGCCTGAAGGTCCTTATACAGACTTGTTAGGTAAGCCTCTTATACAAGATGTCATTAATGGTGCGCAACCCATTGATCAGTTTGTGTTTAAAGATAAGGACGGTGGCTATTATATGTATTATGGAGGGTGGAAACATTGTAATGTGGTGCGGCTGAAGGATGATTTTACGGGTATACAGCCATTTCCGGACGGACAGGTATACAAAGAGGTAACTCCTGAAAATTATGTGGAAGGACCATTTATGTTTATTTATAATAATAAGTATTATTTTATGTGGTCTGAAGGAGGATGGACCGGTCCGGATTATAAGGTCGCATATGCTATAGCTGATTCTCCGTTTGGCCCTTTTGAAAGGGTCTCTACTATCTTAGAACAGGATTCGACTATTGCTGTTGGTGCAGGTCATCATTCCGTTATAAAAGCTCCTGATGCCGATAAATACTTTATTGTGTATCACCGACGCCTAATAGGTAAAACCAGTGCGAATGAAAGAGAAACATGTATTGATGAATTGAATTTTGATAAGGATGGTTATATCTTACCTGTAAAAATGACTTCCACA
The Sphingobacterium spiritivorum genome window above contains:
- a CDS encoding RNA polymerase sigma factor, translating into MSKFSKSFTPENDQEIIDGILTGDHLALDAIYKLYYPSISHMIIQNNGSEEEAKDIFQEAVIVLYDKVSHGDFELKSKLKTYLYSICRRLWLKQLNRNGAGYATNDIRDYEDTLPYEDDIDKHEELDLRFAQMEEAMSKLGEPCKTILHDFYILNHSMQDICEKFGYTNTDNAKTQKYKCLQRLKKYFFQSEN
- a CDS encoding glycoside hydrolase family 43 protein, whose product is MKKRISLFVCLSFMTLGFCQQNPVIKGWYADPEGIVYNNTYWIFPTYSAPYEKQILFDAFSSKDLVHWDKHERILDTAAVKWAKKAMWAPSVIEKEGKYYLFFGANDVHPGEVGGIGVAVADKPEGPYTDLLGKPLIQDVINGAQPIDQFVFKDKDGGYYMYYGGWKHCNVVRLKDDFTGIQPFPDGQVYKEVTPENYVEGPFMFIYNNKYYFMWSEGGWTGPDYKVAYAIADSPFGPFERVSTILEQDSTIAVGAGHHSVIKAPDADKYFIVYHRRLIGKTSANERETCIDELNFDKDGYILPVKMTSTGVSHPLK